One Tissierellales bacterium genomic window, CTTATTTTATATAACAATTGCATTATATTCAAGGAGGTTTTCAATGAAAGCAGTATTTACAAAAAATTTTTCATTTAAGGAATTTTTAAAATTTGTGGCTCCAGCCATAGTTTCTATGATTTTCCTTTCACTATACACCATAGTAGATGGTGTATTCGTTTCTAGGTTTATAGGTCCTGATGCATTAGCTAGTATAAATATCACTCTTCCTATCATGAATCTTATATTTGGTTTCGGAATAATGCTCAGCACCGGTGGAGCCGCTGTTGTCTCAATTAAAATGGGTAAACACAAAATGGATGAAGCCAACAAGACATTCACATTAGTAGTTTTAACAGCTTTAGCCATCGGTATCCCACTTGGCATTATTGGATTTATCTTTGTAGAACCAATAGCAGTTGCTCTAGGCGCAACTGATAAACTACTTCCGTTTTGCGTAAATTATGGAAAATGGGTATTTTTATTTATGCCTATCTTCATAACAAAAGCTCTTTTTGAATTTTTTGTCAGAGCTGATGGTCGATTTAATTTCAGTATGATGCTTACTATACTAGGTGGTATTATAAATATTATTTTAGACTATACCTTTATAAAAATATTTGGTATGGGCATAGCCGGTGCCGCTATTGCAACTAGCTTAGGTGCTCTCATTCCTAGCTTGATAGCGCTTGTTTATTTTATGTCCTCTAAATCAACTTTAAAATTTAGTTTTGGCAAACTGCCAACTAGAGAACTTATCTCAATAATGATAAATGGTTCATCTGAGATGGTAACAGAGTTATCTTCAGGTATAACTACTTTCTTCTTCAACATAATAGCTATAAAATTTGCAGGTGAAAGTGGATTAGCAGCACTTACAATAATACTATATGCTCATTTCCTATTGGTATCTACTTATTTAGGTTTCTCAATGGGTATATCACCACTTTTAAGCTATAATCATGGAGCAAAAAATATAGAGAAGATAAAAGAAACATTCAAATACAGCAAGCAATTCATAATAGGCTCAGGCTTCTTGATATTCGCTATAGCTATGATATTTGCCCCAGAGTTAGTTGTCATTTTTGTACCAAAATCTAGTCATGTATATGAGTTAGCATGTTCTGGGCTTAAATTGTTCTCTATTTGCTTCCTATTTTGTGGTATAAATATATGCTCGTCTGGTATGTTCACTGCTTTTTCAAACGGTAAATTGTCATCTATCATAGCACTCTCAAGATCGCTAGTATTCGTAATGATAGGCTTTGCAATTCTACCTAATTTATTAGCTATAGATGGCCTTTGGTTAGTTGTACCATTCGCAGAAATTTTGACACTTGGAATATCTATATATCTTTTGAAAAAATACAAAGCAGTTTATCATTATTGATGATTCTATGTAAAATATAAGTACAAAAGCAAAAACCATTTGATAGATTTAATCATTTTTCTAAAATCTATCAAATGGTTTTTATTTTAATTTAATATTTTTTCAAAAATATGGTATAATCTAAAAAAACATTGGAGGTTTATGATATGAGCGAAAAACATTTCACGGTTCCACTAAAAGATATAATCCCCCAACAACACTATCTTTGTCAGGAAAAATTAGATAAGGTACGTCTTGATTTTGAAAAATTCGATAATCCAGGCAAAATATATGTTATTTTCTATAAAGATAAAATATTTTCAATCGACGGACATCATAGGCTATTTCATCTATTTGAACTGGGAATAGATTATGTCGAAGTCATAAATGATCCTCTTGACTGTGAGTGCACGCTTTATCAAATATTAGCTGATGAATCCATATCTATGGGGCTCAAAACTATCGCAGATTTAAAATCTAGAATATTACCCACGTTTAAAGAATTCAATGATAAATGGATCAAAAAATGTAATGAAATAGTATAATGCAATATCAGTTTATCACAAACTCTGTACTACTTCCTGTCGATGATGCAACGACCTCTAATCTTGCATCTATTCTCTCTTTGAGTTCTTGAACATGAGATATTATTCCAACTAATCGCCCTGCTTCTTGAAGCTCTATCAAGCAATTTATAGCACTATCTAACGACTCTTGATCAAGCGTTCCAAAACCTTCGTCTATAAACATCGTATCTAGCTGAACTCCACCTGAATATGATTGAACAAAATCAGAAAGTCCTAGTGCCATAGAAAGAGAAGCTTTGAAGCTTTCACCTCCTGATAATGTCTTTACATGTCTAGATTTCCCAGTATAATTATCATACACTTCTAGTTCTAACCCACTTTGCTTATTTAGCCTTTCTAACTCCTCAGTTCTTGATAAATGGTATCTTCCACCAGACATTTTGCTAAGTCTTTGATTTGCTGCTTTAATTATGTCTTCTAAAAATGCCGCCAGTACATATCTTTCAAATGTCATCCTAGATTTATTTTCACCTTTTGAAATTCTAGCTAAATGCCCTATAGTATTATACTTTTCTTCATCTTCTTTCATTAGTTCTGTCAATTTAATTGCTTCATCAATATGACCCTTATTATTCATCATTCTTCGCTCTAATTCATTTTTCTTTTGAAGAACTTCTTTTTGTTCATATTCTAATTCATAGATTAATTTCTCAATTTCGTCTATATTTTGAATAGTTTTTGACTCTAATTTTTCTTTAATGAAACTAAGCCTCTCTGATACTTTATTCTTATTAGTCTCGTATTCTGAAATATTATCATCTAAATAGTCCATTTCACTATCATTCAATTGAGCATTTTTATAATCGCTTTCTCCCTCAAAACCTTTTTTAGAAATCGCCGTTTCATATTCTATTTTCGCAATATCAAGTTTCTCACTAATTTTAGCTAAATTTTGATTTAATCCATTTTTACGCTCTTCTTTAGCTACAAATTCTAACTCTAAACTCTCACTTTTTTCTTTTGCATCTTCAAATGATTTTTGTAATATGCCATATTCACGTTCTGATGCTTCTATACTCAATACGAGTGCATCTCTTTTTCTCATATTTTCAGGAATTTCATCATACAATGTGCTTAATTTCGTATTGTTTGAAATAAGCTTAGCACTTAATTCTGACAATTGATCTACATAGCCATCTATTTTTTTTGCTAATACTTCAAGTAACTTCTCCTCTTTTTCTAAATCATGCTTCATTTGTGGTAATCTATCAGCAATTACTCTTATTTTTTTGCCTTCGGCTGTAATTTTTGTGATTCTTTCATTACTTCTATATATTATCTCTTTCAAATACTCTTGACTCTCACTTACTTCTAATTTTAAGCATTCTTTATCTAATTTCTCTGCTTCAAATTCTATTTTTGAAACTTTTTCAATTATTTTATCTCTAGACTCATTGACCTTATCAAATGCAACTTTTTTTGCAGCTAATTTCGACACATTTTCACTGTGCATTTTCTTTTCTAAATTCAATTTATTCTCCAAATCTTCTATTTCGGATTGATCTATCGCATCTAAGCTAAACTCAGCTAATTTTATATGTTCTTTAGCACCACATACCGGACATGGCATACCCTCTCTCAAATTTTGCGCTAGCATAGCCGCTTGATTTGTATGATAAATCACTCTTCCTCTAGTGTAGTTCTCTTCTGCCAACTTTACTCTACTTTCACTTTCTATCTTTACTTCATCAATTCTTATAAGTTCTTGCTTTTCTAATTCTAATTTATCATTTATCTGAATTAATTCTTGTACAATCTCCCCAAAATGTTTTTCTTCTCTATGTTCATTTCGCTTTTTCTCAAGTTCTAATTTGGCATTTTGAGCTTCTTCAATTGCATTTTTCACTTTCTCAACTAAATCACTTTGATATTTACTCTCTTCTTTTGTTTTTGTCAGCTGTTCTTTCTTGATTTTTTCGTCTTCAATCAGTTTCTTTATGTCATTTTCTAAGTTAGCTATTACATTCACCTTATCTACATAAGACTTTAACTTACTTAAATGTTCATATGATTTTGTCCTTCGCTCTTCATATTCATCAGATTTCTCTTTTTTTAGATTTTCCATTGCTTCTATTCGCAGATTCGATATGATACTAAGTTTTGTATTTATATTCTCTAAATCCAACGAAATCGATTTAAACTCATTCATTTCTGAAACAAAACTTTTCTCTATAGAATAAATTTCTTTCGCTTTTTTCGCTCTTTCAAGCTTTACTTTTTTTAGTTCAAATTCATCCAACATTTGATTTTGAAGTTCTAGTTTATTTTTTAGTGAATCAAGTTCTTCAAATTCTTTGTTTATTTGAATTGCAATTTCTTTTTGTGCACTTTTTTCTTTTATTACTTTGTGAAGTTTTTTGTCATCCTCTTCTAATTCTCTAATTTTTAACTGTTCTGACTCAATTTGATTTTTTGTAATTTCTATTATTTTTGTATATGGCTTGTCTTCTAACTCTATAAGATTTTTTAACTCTTGATTTTCACCTGAGTCTATCCCATTTAATTCATGATCCCTAAGCTTTCTATTTCCTTTTATATTGTTTCCAAGTTTTTTTGCACTATCATCTAATTTCGATTGCATAGCTCTGTATATTTGTGTATCAAATAATTTTTGAAGTACTTTTTCACGATCCTGACTATCCGCCATCAAAAGTTTTTTAAACTCTCCCTGAGGTATCATCATTATTTGTCTAAACTGCTCAGCATTTATTCCCATTACACTTTCTATTTTCTCTGTGACACTTTTCACTCCCGTTATAACGACTGCGTCTACATTGTCTCCACTTAATATTTTAAGACTTGCATCCGATTTTTGCTCTGTAAAACCATCACCTCTAGTTTTAGGTTTTTGCTGACGAGGTATCCTGTGTATCATGTATGTTTTACCTCTAAGCTCAAATGTTAACTCTACTTCCGTTAGGCAATCTGAATCAGCAAATTGACTTCTAAGACTCTCTGCACTTCTTAAATCACCACTCGCCTCTCCATACATAGCAAAACTTATAGCGTCAAAAATAGTTGTCTTTCCAGCTCCGGTAGGTCCTGTAACCAAAAATAATTTTCTATCTTTGAGATCATCAAAATGTATTATCTCTTTTCCTCTATACGGACCAAATGCGCTCATTACGAGTTTTACAGGACGCATTATGACCATCTCCCTTCACGACTCACTGATTCAAAAATATCTGAAATTACTGCCTTCTTTTCATCCGAAAAATCTTCTCCAGATATGTTTTCATAGAATTCCTCAAATAATTTAACAGGGTCCTTCTTCATAAATTCATCACTAGCAGATGTTTTGTCTTCTCCGGTCTCTCTATCGTACCTCTCTTTTTCTAATCTAAGTATATTTGGATACACACTTCTAAGTACTCCTATAGGGTCTACTAGCTCTCCTCTATCTGAAAGTATTGCCATTACATAATCATCTGTATTTTCAAGTTCATATACATCTTTTGATGTCAAATCATGCATACTACCTCTGATAATTCTCATGTCCCGTTTTGGTTTTATTTCTTCTAGTCTAATATCTACACTGCCATCACCATCTATCTCAACTATAGGTATTGTTTTTTTCTGTTTTGCCTCTGAAAATGAATATTTTAAAAGAGAACCTGAATATCTTATATTATCTACACTCACCTTCTGTGGTCTATGAAGATGTCCTAAAGCTACATATTCGAAATCTTTGTAGTG contains:
- a CDS encoding MATE family efflux transporter, with the protein product MKAVFTKNFSFKEFLKFVAPAIVSMIFLSLYTIVDGVFVSRFIGPDALASINITLPIMNLIFGFGIMLSTGGAAVVSIKMGKHKMDEANKTFTLVVLTALAIGIPLGIIGFIFVEPIAVALGATDKLLPFCVNYGKWVFLFMPIFITKALFEFFVRADGRFNFSMMLTILGGIINIILDYTFIKIFGMGIAGAAIATSLGALIPSLIALVYFMSSKSTLKFSFGKLPTRELISIMINGSSEMVTELSSGITTFFFNIIAIKFAGESGLAALTIILYAHFLLVSTYLGFSMGISPLLSYNHGAKNIEKIKETFKYSKQFIIGSGFLIFAIAMIFAPELVVIFVPKSSHVYELACSGLKLFSICFLFCGINICSSGMFTAFSNGKLSSIIALSRSLVFVMIGFAILPNLLAIDGLWLVVPFAEILTLGISIYLLKKYKAVYHY
- a CDS encoding SMC family ATPase; its protein translation is MRPVKLVMSAFGPYRGKEIIHFDDLKDRKLFLVTGPTGAGKTTIFDAISFAMYGEASGDLRSAESLRSQFADSDCLTEVELTFELRGKTYMIHRIPRQQKPKTRGDGFTEQKSDASLKILSGDNVDAVVITGVKSVTEKIESVMGINAEQFRQIMMIPQGEFKKLLMADSQDREKVLQKLFDTQIYRAMQSKLDDSAKKLGNNIKGNRKLRDHELNGIDSGENQELKNLIELEDKPYTKIIEITKNQIESEQLKIRELEEDDKKLHKVIKEKSAQKEIAIQINKEFEELDSLKNKLELQNQMLDEFELKKVKLERAKKAKEIYSIEKSFVSEMNEFKSISLDLENINTKLSIISNLRIEAMENLKKEKSDEYEERRTKSYEHLSKLKSYVDKVNVIANLENDIKKLIEDEKIKKEQLTKTKEESKYQSDLVEKVKNAIEEAQNAKLELEKKRNEHREEKHFGEIVQELIQINDKLELEKQELIRIDEVKIESESRVKLAEENYTRGRVIYHTNQAAMLAQNLREGMPCPVCGAKEHIKLAEFSLDAIDQSEIEDLENKLNLEKKMHSENVSKLAAKKVAFDKVNESRDKIIEKVSKIEFEAEKLDKECLKLEVSESQEYLKEIIYRSNERITKITAEGKKIRVIADRLPQMKHDLEKEEKLLEVLAKKIDGYVDQLSELSAKLISNNTKLSTLYDEIPENMRKRDALVLSIEASEREYGILQKSFEDAKEKSESLELEFVAKEERKNGLNQNLAKISEKLDIAKIEYETAISKKGFEGESDYKNAQLNDSEMDYLDDNISEYETNKNKVSERLSFIKEKLESKTIQNIDEIEKLIYELEYEQKEVLQKKNELERRMMNNKGHIDEAIKLTELMKEDEEKYNTIGHLARISKGENKSRMTFERYVLAAFLEDIIKAANQRLSKMSGGRYHLSRTEELERLNKQSGLELEVYDNYTGKSRHVKTLSGGESFKASLSMALGLSDFVQSYSGGVQLDTMFIDEGFGTLDQESLDSAINCLIELQEAGRLVGIISHVQELKERIDARLEVVASSTGSSTEFVIN